The following proteins are encoded in a genomic region of Myxococcaceae bacterium:
- a CDS encoding DedA family protein translates to MDLVQYIQSIPSWQSMLVLFAAAVIECIFPPFPGDTILVGGGLLIAQGVLPLIPTYCLMSAGSILGAFIGYWLGYHGLGLRRLLKAESIQHLEKAYDRWGVLLILSNRFIPAFRSAFMIAAGLIRMPIRRVLFWGTLSSLLWNAFLLLIGHAFSDRVEDAIRFAQAYGKTVLIFIGICLIAYTLFRIGGKKHGSR, encoded by the coding sequence ATGGATCTGGTCCAATACATTCAATCGATTCCATCCTGGCAGTCTATGCTGGTTCTATTCGCTGCAGCTGTCATTGAATGTATTTTTCCGCCTTTCCCGGGTGATACCATTCTAGTCGGCGGTGGTCTCTTGATCGCCCAAGGCGTGCTTCCCTTGATTCCTACCTACTGCCTCATGAGCGCTGGCTCGATTTTGGGAGCTTTTATCGGCTATTGGCTTGGCTATCATGGCTTAGGACTTCGACGCCTACTGAAAGCGGAGTCCATCCAACATCTTGAAAAAGCTTATGACCGATGGGGAGTTTTGTTAATTTTATCCAATCGTTTTATCCCCGCTTTCCGAAGCGCTTTTATGATCGCAGCGGGGTTAATTCGAATGCCGATTCGACGAGTTCTCTTTTGGGGAACCCTTTCTTCTCTTTTGTGGAACGCCTTTTTGCTTCTGATCGGACACGCTTTCAGCGATCGCGTTGAAGACGCGATCCGATTCGCACAAGCCTACGGAAAAACAGTTCTGATTTTCATCGGAATCTGCCTAATAGCGTACACGCTATTTAGAATAGGGGGGAAAAAGCATGGCAGCCGCTAG
- the ssb gene encoding single-stranded DNA-binding protein, with protein sequence MAGISKMTIIGNVGADPEVRYSQGGMAMCNLRVAVTERRKEGEAFSDHTEWFTLVCFGKTAENAQKFLKKGRQVFAEGRFQARKWADKEGKDRVSLEVVVSQLIFLGNGREEGVGGMGAAGSFQAPQTDFDPSMGYMNEDVPF encoded by the coding sequence ATGGCTGGAATTAGTAAAATGACGATTATTGGGAACGTAGGAGCGGATCCAGAGGTACGTTACTCCCAAGGCGGTATGGCGATGTGTAATTTGCGTGTTGCCGTCACAGAGCGTCGAAAAGAAGGGGAGGCTTTTAGCGATCATACAGAATGGTTTACGTTGGTCTGTTTTGGAAAAACAGCTGAAAATGCTCAGAAATTTTTGAAAAAAGGGCGACAAGTATTCGCAGAAGGGCGCTTTCAAGCTCGAAAATGGGCAGACAAAGAAGGGAAAGATCGGGTTAGCCTTGAGGTAGTCGTGAGTCAGCTTATCTTCTTGGGTAATGGGCGTGAGGAAGGAGTCGGGGGCATGGGGGCTGCAGGTTCATTCCAGGCTCCTCAAACAGACTTCGATCCGTCGATGGGCTATATGAACGAAGACGTTCCGTTTTAA
- a CDS encoding ribose-phosphate pyrophosphokinase, translated as MRESIRIFSGSSNPLLAERVAQYLKTPLGARKINHFADGETFVAIEESVRGHHVYSLQSISPPANENVMELLIMIDALKRASASEITVVIPYYGYARQDRKAGPREPITAKLLADLLEVAGATRVISIDLHAAQIQGFFNIPVDNLYATPIFIEDIQAKFRPDEIVIVSPDAGGVERARSYAKKLQAGLAIIDKRRPKPNVAEVMNIIGEVEGKAAIIIDDMIDTAGTLVKGAEAVKKAGAIGVWAYATHGVLSGEAVSRIDASCLEEVVITDSIPLRGTAAESEKVRVLSCASLVGEAIQRVHTGASISSLFV; from the coding sequence ATGCGTGAATCGATCCGAATATTTTCAGGAAGTTCGAATCCGCTCCTCGCTGAGCGGGTGGCGCAATATCTGAAGACACCTCTAGGGGCTCGCAAGATTAACCATTTTGCCGATGGTGAAACTTTTGTGGCCATCGAAGAGAGCGTTCGTGGACATCACGTTTATAGTTTGCAATCGATCTCACCACCGGCCAACGAGAACGTCATGGAGCTTCTTATCATGATTGATGCTCTCAAGCGAGCTTCGGCTTCTGAGATCACGGTGGTGATACCCTACTATGGTTATGCTCGACAGGATCGTAAAGCGGGTCCTAGAGAACCCATTACGGCTAAGTTATTGGCAGATCTGCTGGAAGTCGCAGGAGCGACGCGCGTCATCTCGATCGACTTACATGCTGCTCAAATTCAAGGCTTCTTCAATATTCCGGTCGATAATTTGTATGCAACGCCCATTTTCATCGAAGATATCCAAGCTAAATTTCGACCTGATGAAATTGTGATTGTTTCGCCGGACGCAGGAGGGGTAGAACGAGCTCGTTCCTATGCAAAGAAACTTCAAGCAGGTCTCGCGATTATCGATAAACGACGCCCAAAGCCAAACGTTGCAGAGGTGATGAACATCATTGGCGAAGTAGAAGGGAAGGCCGCGATTATCATTGACGATATGATCGATACGGCGGGAACTTTAGTAAAAGGAGCCGAAGCCGTCAAAAAAGCGGGAGCCATTGGTGTGTGGGCTTACGCGACCCACGGTGTATTATCTGGTGAGGCGGTGTCTCGGATAGACGCTTCTTGTTTAGAGGAGGTGGTGATCACCGATAGCATTCCTCTGCGAGGAACCGCTGCCGAGAGTGAGAAAGTGCGAGTTTTAAGCTGCGCTTCCTTGGTGGGTGAGGCGATCCAGCGCGTTCATACGGGTGCCAGTATTTCAAGCTTATTTGTTTAA
- a CDS encoding M23 family metallopeptidase has translation MPLSLIVLSFFLPSCVFWHASKHSSWQGGYVYIIKKGDTLYSISQKNHCSVMDLMEMNGIENASQLRIDQKLFVPYLESQPVVKNQTAPKKPSAFVQKIPEPVFEKTKSEEDTREIALEWPVKNAVLFKSFDSRSQTLYEGIGVGAPLGTSVHSAAEGKILYVGEEEAHYGKIVIIDHEHSFVTIYAHLDQILVKKGQRVKQGESIGTVGQSGGVDSPRVYFQVRKNRTPVDPEKYLNRSSRR, from the coding sequence ATGCCACTTAGCTTAATCGTATTATCATTTTTCCTGCCGTCTTGTGTGTTTTGGCATGCCTCAAAACACTCGAGCTGGCAGGGGGGTTATGTTTACATCATTAAAAAAGGCGATACGCTTTACAGTATTTCTCAGAAAAATCATTGTTCGGTGATGGATTTGATGGAGATGAATGGCATTGAAAATGCTTCTCAGTTACGAATTGATCAGAAGCTCTTTGTTCCTTACTTAGAATCTCAGCCTGTTGTAAAAAATCAAACAGCGCCCAAAAAACCATCGGCTTTTGTTCAAAAAATACCTGAACCCGTTTTTGAAAAGACGAAATCCGAAGAAGATACTCGAGAGATTGCTTTGGAATGGCCCGTTAAGAATGCCGTTTTATTTAAATCTTTTGATTCGAGATCTCAAACTCTCTATGAAGGAATTGGCGTAGGAGCTCCTTTAGGAACTTCGGTTCACTCGGCTGCAGAGGGGAAAATTCTCTACGTGGGAGAAGAAGAGGCACATTATGGAAAGATTGTTATTATCGATCACGAACATTCTTTTGTGACCATTTATGCGCATTTGGATCAAATTTTGGTTAAAAAGGGGCAGAGGGTCAAACAAGGCGAATCCATCGGAACGGTTGGCCAATCTGGGGGTGTTGATTCACCGCGGGTCTATTTCCAGGTGCGAAAAAACCGAACCCCTGTAGATCCTGAGAAATACCTGAATCGCTCCAGCCGTCGCTAG
- the pcnB gene encoding polynucleotide adenylyltransferase PcnB, with amino-acid sequence MASACCIRSIFVEPEIPLALIDLNALWVIKRLRAKNYEAYLTGGCVRDLLLGRTPKDFDVATNAKPEEVRQIFKNSRLIGRRFLLAHVFFPGNQIIETATFRANPLDLQEDLPEDLLVTHDNVYGNIEEDARRRDLTINGLFYDPIDGKVLDFVGGREDLEARLVRTVGDPDIRFQEDPVRIIRAIKFASRLGFQIETNTYEAMKRHVSEIPRCAPARLQEEFVRLLSSGHSQEAFRLCRELGILEVFMPELSENMDHMLRALDEAVSRNVDVSAAVGFSCLLLPTYLSFEKSEHNERNWIDKLCVDWAQRIRLARHDQDKIRSMLAAMSTFAPALVHKSWFREALMLYTISLYSQNESLEPIGQLKAIAKQAGKPYIQDKRGVPKPRTNFRRKRPNRSRNRFSVHENAT; translated from the coding sequence CTGGCCTCAGCTTGCTGTATCAGGAGTATTTTCGTGGAACCAGAAATTCCTTTGGCCTTGATCGATCTGAATGCATTGTGGGTTATCAAGAGGCTTAGAGCCAAAAATTATGAAGCTTATTTGACCGGTGGTTGTGTGCGCGATTTGCTTTTGGGAAGAACGCCAAAAGATTTTGATGTTGCGACCAATGCGAAACCGGAAGAAGTGCGGCAAATTTTTAAAAATTCGCGCTTAATTGGCCGACGATTTTTGTTGGCCCATGTTTTCTTCCCAGGGAATCAGATTATCGAAACAGCCACGTTTCGAGCAAATCCACTCGATTTGCAGGAAGATCTCCCAGAAGATCTGCTGGTGACCCACGATAATGTCTACGGCAATATCGAAGAGGATGCCAGACGCCGAGATCTGACCATCAATGGTCTTTTTTACGATCCGATTGATGGAAAGGTTTTAGACTTTGTGGGAGGGCGAGAGGATCTGGAAGCTCGACTCGTTCGTACCGTAGGAGATCCCGATATTCGGTTTCAAGAAGATCCTGTTCGGATTATTCGAGCGATCAAATTTGCCAGCCGCCTCGGCTTCCAAATTGAAACCAATACCTACGAAGCTATGAAGCGGCACGTTTCGGAGATTCCGCGCTGTGCTCCGGCACGCTTGCAGGAAGAGTTTGTCCGTCTTCTAAGCTCTGGGCATTCTCAAGAAGCTTTTCGCTTATGTCGCGAGTTAGGCATTCTGGAAGTATTCATGCCTGAGCTGTCCGAGAATATGGATCACATGTTGAGAGCTCTTGATGAGGCCGTGAGTCGGAATGTCGATGTTTCGGCTGCTGTGGGGTTTTCATGCCTTCTTTTACCAACTTATCTGAGTTTCGAGAAATCGGAACATAATGAGCGCAATTGGATCGATAAACTATGTGTTGATTGGGCCCAGCGAATACGCCTTGCTCGACACGATCAGGATAAGATTCGAAGCATGCTTGCTGCAATGAGTACTTTTGCGCCAGCTCTCGTGCATAAATCCTGGTTTCGAGAAGCATTAATGCTTTATACGATTTCTTTGTATAGCCAAAATGAATCGTTAGAGCCGATTGGCCAACTGAAAGCAATCGCGAAGCAAGCGGGTAAGCCTTATATTCAAGATAAACGTGGAGTTCCGAAGCCCAGGACAAACTTCCGAAGAAAACGTCCAAACCGTTCAAGGAATCGATTTTCTGTTCATGAGAATGCCACTTAG
- a CDS encoding type III pantothenate kinase produces the protein MLAVIDIGNTNIVLGIYNDSQLTCSIRFRTERKATADELGYWMSALLERKGIRIQDIEAVCVASVVTELGRCVEDACRTYLGQIPLWVGRQLMVDMPLEVMHPEQLGADRLVNVYAAWKRFQAPLIVVDMGTATTFDVVSPSGSYLGGAIAPGLEIASEALFERASKLNRVLLESPSRAIGKTTVEHLQIGLVLGHAALIDGLVLSMQEEVGTRCRVIATGGLAPFMKQASKTIEIVEPELTLSGLSLLYQEYFRGTRNSFGLDRSECIVGYQEA, from the coding sequence ATGCTAGCGGTCATCGATATTGGGAATACGAACATTGTATTAGGTATTTACAATGATTCTCAACTAACGTGTTCGATTCGATTTCGAACGGAGCGCAAAGCGACAGCCGACGAATTGGGTTATTGGATGAGCGCTCTTTTGGAGCGAAAAGGGATTCGTATCCAAGATATTGAGGCAGTTTGCGTAGCCTCGGTTGTGACTGAACTTGGACGCTGTGTGGAAGATGCTTGCCGCACGTACTTGGGCCAGATTCCGCTTTGGGTAGGGCGTCAACTGATGGTAGATATGCCGCTCGAAGTCATGCACCCGGAGCAATTGGGTGCGGATCGTTTAGTGAATGTCTATGCTGCTTGGAAGCGTTTTCAGGCCCCTTTGATCGTCGTTGATATGGGCACTGCCACAACTTTTGATGTTGTCAGTCCTTCCGGTTCTTATCTTGGGGGAGCGATTGCTCCAGGCCTCGAAATCGCTTCCGAAGCATTGTTTGAAAGAGCGTCTAAGTTGAATCGAGTCCTGTTGGAAAGCCCCAGTCGAGCGATTGGAAAAACAACCGTGGAACATCTTCAAATCGGGCTGGTTTTGGGTCATGCCGCCTTGATTGATGGACTTGTGCTTAGTATGCAAGAAGAAGTAGGAACCCGATGTCGGGTGATCGCAACAGGCGGATTGGCGCCTTTTATGAAGCAAGCCTCCAAAACGATTGAAATTGTTGAGCCAGAGTTGACTCTTTCTGGCCTCAGCTTGCTGTATCAGGAGTATTTTCGTGGAACCAGAAATTCCTTTGGCCTTGATCGATCTGAATGCATTGTGGGTTATCAAGAGGCTTAG
- the serS gene encoding serine--tRNA ligase, with protein sequence MIDLKAFEKDPESFEKCLLRRGQVPGLSELLNLVKERKALIASSQKLQEERNASSKNFDPSRRDELKLLGQRIKQLEASLREIEEQIECLALHIPNPLQDEVPEGQDAHDNQVVQTVGVPPHFDFPVLDHVEIGQRLGVIDFERAARISGSRFAFLKGAASRLNRALIQYLCDFHVARGDTELTPPYLVRETAMRGTGQFPKFREDSFEVPIPDSEALHLIPTAEVPVTNFHAHEILEESQLPLRYCAYSACFRSEAGAASRDTRGLIRLHQFEKVEMVRFCKPEQGEEELDAMVTRVSVILSALELPHRIVLLCSGDTGFSAQKTYDIEVWLPAQSTYREISSCSVFGAFQARRAQIRYRNAERHIQSVWTLNGSGLPLGRTLVAILENHQQKDGSVLIPEVLRSYMGGQTCLI encoded by the coding sequence ATGATAGATTTGAAAGCTTTTGAGAAAGATCCGGAGTCCTTTGAGAAGTGTTTGCTGCGCCGTGGGCAAGTCCCTGGCCTTTCTGAGTTATTGAACTTGGTGAAAGAGCGCAAGGCTTTGATTGCAAGCTCTCAGAAATTGCAAGAAGAGCGCAACGCGTCCAGTAAGAATTTTGATCCGTCGAGACGAGACGAACTGAAGCTCTTGGGACAGCGTATCAAGCAATTGGAAGCGTCTTTGCGTGAAATAGAAGAACAGATCGAATGCTTAGCGCTTCACATTCCAAACCCACTTCAAGACGAAGTGCCCGAAGGCCAAGACGCCCACGATAACCAAGTTGTCCAAACGGTTGGAGTGCCTCCTCATTTCGATTTTCCGGTTTTAGATCACGTTGAGATCGGTCAGCGCTTAGGCGTGATTGATTTTGAGCGAGCGGCGAGGATTTCGGGTTCGCGATTTGCTTTTTTAAAAGGTGCTGCAAGTCGACTGAATCGAGCGTTGATCCAATATTTGTGCGATTTCCATGTGGCCCGAGGCGATACTGAGCTGACTCCTCCGTATCTGGTTCGTGAAACCGCGATGCGAGGAACCGGTCAATTTCCGAAGTTCCGTGAAGATTCGTTTGAAGTTCCGATTCCAGATTCAGAAGCGCTGCATTTAATTCCGACTGCCGAAGTTCCGGTCACCAATTTTCATGCTCATGAAATCTTAGAAGAGTCTCAACTTCCATTGCGCTATTGTGCCTATTCCGCTTGCTTTCGATCGGAAGCAGGAGCAGCTAGTCGAGATACGCGAGGCTTGATTCGACTGCATCAGTTTGAAAAAGTAGAAATGGTTCGATTTTGTAAACCCGAGCAGGGCGAAGAAGAACTGGATGCGATGGTGACGCGAGTCAGTGTTATTTTGAGTGCACTGGAATTGCCCCATCGAATCGTGCTTCTTTGTTCAGGAGATACCGGTTTTAGCGCACAAAAGACCTACGATATCGAAGTATGGCTGCCTGCGCAAAGTACTTATCGTGAAATTAGTTCGTGCAGCGTGTTCGGTGCTTTTCAAGCACGGCGAGCCCAAATTCGTTATCGAAACGCAGAACGTCACATTCAATCGGTGTGGACTCTGAACGGTTCGGGCCTGCCGCTGGGTCGGACCTTGGTGGCAATCTTGGAGAATCATCAGCAGAAAGATGGCTCCGTACTGATTCCAGAAGTTTTACGTTCTTACATGGGAGGACAAACATGTTTGATCTAA
- a CDS encoding polyprenyl synthetase family protein, with amino-acid sequence MDLKDRFESVLQRSIRKLEKKDRSPAARLMVLSMEHALLGPGKRIRPLKVFEAAQRCCNTSRFFALALPAALAVEYVHAYSLVHDDLPCMDNDDFRRGKPTIHRKFGDAVAILTGDALLSDAFGHLALARYEPARQCAVLAEAIGSRGMVLGQLDDIVSSKKTLNTLQNKTGKLFECAFRLGAISVGASKSTEDALALEGARFGLMFQLADDEADGEGGPDFANQEPV; translated from the coding sequence ATGGACCTAAAAGATCGATTCGAATCGGTGCTGCAACGCAGCATTCGAAAATTGGAAAAAAAAGATCGTTCGCCGGCTGCGCGTTTGATGGTTTTGAGCATGGAGCACGCTCTATTGGGACCTGGTAAGCGCATCAGGCCCCTGAAAGTGTTTGAAGCTGCCCAGCGTTGTTGTAACACGTCGCGCTTTTTTGCTTTAGCGCTTCCGGCTGCTTTGGCGGTGGAATACGTTCATGCGTATTCGCTTGTGCACGATGATCTGCCTTGCATGGACAATGACGATTTTCGCAGAGGCAAACCAACGATTCATCGGAAGTTTGGCGATGCAGTGGCTATTTTGACAGGAGATGCTTTGCTTTCGGATGCTTTTGGGCACCTTGCACTCGCGCGTTATGAGCCTGCTCGTCAATGCGCTGTTTTGGCGGAAGCGATTGGAAGCCGAGGAATGGTTTTGGGTCAGTTGGATGATATCGTGAGCTCCAAAAAAACATTGAACACCCTCCAAAATAAAACGGGCAAGCTGTTCGAATGCGCTTTTCGGTTGGGAGCAATTTCCGTGGGGGCGTCGAAATCCACGGAAGATGCCTTGGCTTTAGAAGGAGCGCGTTTTGGATTGATGTTTCAATTAGCAGACGACGAAGCAGATGGAGAGGGTGGTCCCGATTTTGCAAATCAGGAGCCTGTCTGA
- a CDS encoding thioredoxin family protein produces MALNSNDIELGTPCPPFRLPSVDGRLVDWKNFSDQSALLVAFICNHCPYVQAIEDSLIALKRDGLQIIGICSNDANRYPDDAPEALLKRWREKNYGFPYLLDSDQAVAKAFQAVCTPDLFLYDQDRRLFYHGRIEELSTVIDQVLAGFPPPTMQRHSIGCSIKWT; encoded by the coding sequence ATGGCGCTTAATTCAAACGACATCGAATTGGGAACACCTTGTCCTCCCTTTCGTTTGCCATCGGTCGACGGTCGTCTGGTTGATTGGAAGAATTTCTCCGATCAATCCGCCCTTCTGGTAGCATTTATCTGCAATCATTGTCCATACGTGCAAGCGATAGAGGATTCATTAATCGCTCTAAAACGAGATGGTTTGCAAATCATTGGAATCTGCTCAAACGATGCAAATCGGTATCCGGACGATGCTCCCGAAGCATTGCTGAAGCGATGGCGTGAAAAAAACTACGGATTTCCCTATTTGCTGGATTCAGATCAAGCAGTGGCCAAAGCGTTCCAAGCGGTTTGCACGCCCGATTTGTTTCTCTACGACCAGGATAGGCGCTTATTCTACCATGGTCGAATAGAAGAGTTGTCCACGGTCATTGATCAGGTGCTTGCAGGTTTTCCGCCTCCCACGATGCAACGACACAGCATTGGATGCTCGATCAAATGGACCTAA